A stretch of Brassica rapa cultivar Chiifu-401-42 chromosome A08, CAAS_Brap_v3.01, whole genome shotgun sequence DNA encodes these proteins:
- the LOC103833621 gene encoding uncharacterized protein LOC103833621 isoform X2, whose amino-acid sequence MNAIDSYFQQVLSYGRNMKVILEAPLHDKDCVLGNILAAHYLSSCDPSKVNLYVKSASSKLERSTPYEKAVFETVTYLISEDKDDDLAFEMHIELLKRFPKDLVYLKRAQVLSFQMAKPVPFLNLVQQVLPENQDESYIHGMLAFPLLELGRMEEAAAASRKGYGINKEDALAHHCVSCFKQVDISFSILGFSFSCKDLTLFVAVLSCSST is encoded by the exons ATGAACGCAATTGACTCCTATTTTCAACAG GTTCTTAGTTATGGGAGGAACATGAAAGTGATTCTTGAAGCACCACTACACGACAAAGATTGTGTTTTGGGGAACATTTTAGCTGCTCATTACCTTTCCTCATGTGATCCTTCCAAAGTTAATCTCTACGTTAAATCTGCGTCTAGTAAACTT gaaCGCTCTACACCTTATGAGAAAGCCGTTTTCGAGACTGTTACTTACTTGATTTCAGAGGACAAGGATGACGACTTGGCTTTTGAAATGCACATCGAG CTACTTAAAAGATTCCCAAAGGACTTGGTCTATCTGAAGAGAGCTCAGGTTTTAAGTTTCCAGATGGCTAAGCCTGTTCCCTTTTTGAATCTTGTTCAGCAG GTTCTACCTGAGAATCAAGATGAAAGTTATATACACGGTATGCTTGCGTTCCCATTGTTAGAACTTGGTCGAATGGAAGAAGCCGCAGCTGCTTCCAGAAAAGGCTATGGGATAAACAAAGAAGACGCCTTGGCACATCACTGCGTGAGTTGTTTCAAACAAGTTGACATCTCATTCAGCATTTTagggttttctttttcttgtaaaGATTTAACTTTGTTTGTTGCAGTTTTGTCATGTTCTTCAACATAA
- the LOC103833621 gene encoding uncharacterized protein LOC103833621 isoform X3, with translation MNAIDSYFQQVLSYGRNMKVILEAPLHDKDCVLGNILAAHYLSSCDPSKVNLYVKSASSKLERSTPYEKAVFETVTYLISEDKDDDLAFEMHIELLKRFPKDLVYLKRAQVLSFQMAKPVPFLNLVQQVLPENQDESYIHGMLAFPLLELGRMEEAAAASRKGYGINKEDALAHHCFCHVLQHKCHFKEAVEFMEELAEY, from the exons ATGAACGCAATTGACTCCTATTTTCAACAG GTTCTTAGTTATGGGAGGAACATGAAAGTGATTCTTGAAGCACCACTACACGACAAAGATTGTGTTTTGGGGAACATTTTAGCTGCTCATTACCTTTCCTCATGTGATCCTTCCAAAGTTAATCTCTACGTTAAATCTGCGTCTAGTAAACTT gaaCGCTCTACACCTTATGAGAAAGCCGTTTTCGAGACTGTTACTTACTTGATTTCAGAGGACAAGGATGACGACTTGGCTTTTGAAATGCACATCGAG CTACTTAAAAGATTCCCAAAGGACTTGGTCTATCTGAAGAGAGCTCAGGTTTTAAGTTTCCAGATGGCTAAGCCTGTTCCCTTTTTGAATCTTGTTCAGCAG GTTCTACCTGAGAATCAAGATGAAAGTTATATACACGGTATGCTTGCGTTCCCATTGTTAGAACTTGGTCGAATGGAAGAAGCCGCAGCTGCTTCCAGAAAAGGCTATGGGATAAACAAAGAAGACGCCTTGGCACATCACTGC TTTTGTCATGTTCTTCAACATAAATGTCATTTTAAAGAAGCAGTGGAGTTCATGGAAGAACTGGCAGAATATTGA
- the LOC103833621 gene encoding uncharacterized protein LOC103833621 isoform X1 produces MSKVKEIYDNHIWKELEKEDAIPPEVYLNALGLFLRLDVRDVLDGFKDRLELLAARLTDQANWYLDWQLDILIVWALAKVGETSMAHELLEGLKFRLSKMNKTKQQVMQKAIQLGEAVYEYAKGNYKQALCLLGSDFNAIDYKIIAASDEQIDVFNEVWCQPLLKTGQSSTAKEVIRKRIKVREGSPFTWRLQEKSYAMEGDAEALNAGQRAKMLESSYF; encoded by the exons ATGAGTAAAGTGAAGGAGATTTATGATAATCACATCTGGAAAGAACTGGAGAAAGAGGACGCCATTCCTCCAGAG GTTTATCTCAATGCTCTGGGTTTGTTCTTGCGTTTGGATGTAAGAGATGTTCTTGATGGTTTTAAAGACCGTCTGGAACTCCTTGCTGCTCGTTTAACTGATCAG GCAAACTGGTATTTGGACTGGCAGCTAG ATATACTGATAGTTTGGGCGCTGGCGAAGGTTGGAGAGACTTCAATGGCTCATGAATTACTTGAGGGTCTGAAGTTCCG ACTATCAAAGATGAACAAGACGAAACAACAAGTGATGCAGAAAGCGATTCAG cTGGGAGAAGCTGTGTACGAATACGCGAAGGGTAACTACAAACAGGCTCTATGTTTACTTGGTTCAGATTTTAATGCCATTGACTATAAG ATCATTGCGGCATCAGATGAACAGATAGATGTTTTCAATGAAGTATGGTGCCAGCCGCTGCTAAAGACAGGCCAATCGTCCACTG CCAAAGAAGTTATCAGAAAGAGGATAAAGGTCAGAGAAGGTTCTCCTTTCACGTGGCGTTTGCAG GAGAAGAGCTATGCCATGGAAGGTGATGCAGAGGCTCTGAATGCAGGACAGAGAGCTAAAATGCTGGAATCCTCTTATTTCTAA
- the LOC103833623 gene encoding trihelix transcription factor GTL1 isoform X1 — MEQGGGGGGGNEVVEEASPISSRPPANMEELMRFSAAADDGGGLGGGSSSSSSGNRWPREETLALLRIRSEMDSTFRDATLKAPLWEHVSRKLLELGYKRNAKKCKEKFENVQKYHKRTKETRGGRHEGKTYKFFSQLEALNTITSAPPSSLDVTPLSVANPVQQPSSQFPVFSLTQTPPPSQPLPPHTVSFTPNPPPPPSVDPPFPGGTFSSHSSSTASGMGSDDDDDDMDVDHAGPSSHKRKRENRGGKMMELFQGLVRQVMQKQAAMQRSFLEALEKREQERLAREEAWKRQEMSRLAREHEIMTQERAASASRDAAIISLIQKITGHTIQLPPSLSSQPSPPPPAAKRPSSQAVEPPHSQPIMAIPQQQVLPPPPHQPPPQQQQQEMIMSSDQSLPSSSRWPKEEILALINLRSGMEPRYQDNVPKGLLWEEISSSMKRMGYNRNAKRCKEKWENINKYYKKVKESNKKRPQDAKTCPYYHRLDLLYRSKVLGSGAGSSTSALPQDQISTVQKQSPVPAMKPSQEGDVNVHQGEEPREETPQGAEKPEDLVMRELMQQKQQQQEEDSMIGEYEKIEASHKYNMEEEEMDEELDEDEKSAAYEIAFQSPANRGGNGHSEPPFLTMVQ, encoded by the exons ATGGAGcaaggaggtggtggtggtggtggtaatGAAGTGGTGGAGGAAGCTTCACCGATCAGCTCAAGACCTCCGGCGAATATGGAAGAGCTTATGAGATTCTCAGCAGCGGCGGATGACGGTGGAGGATTGGGAGGAGGAAGCTCGTCTTCTTCATCGGGAAATAGATGGCCAAGAGAAGAAACACTTGCACTTCTTAGGATCCGATCTGAAATGGACTCTACTTTCCGTGACGCCACTCTCAAAGCTCCTCTTTGGGAACACGTTTCcag GAAGCTGTTGGAGCTGGGTTACAAACGCAATGCTAAGAAATGCAAAGAGAAGTTTGAAAACGTTCAGAAATATCACAAACGCACCAAAGAAACGCGCGGTGGTCGCCACGAAGGCAAAACATACAAGTTCTTCTCTCAGCTCGAAGCTCTCAACACTATCACTAGTGCTCCTCCCTCTTCTCTCGACGTCACTCCTCTCTCCGTCGCCAATCCAGTTCAGCAGCCTTCTTCTCAATTCCCCGTTTTCTCTCTAACCCAAACGCCACCACCGTCCCAACCGCTTCCACCGCACACAGTCTCCTTTACTCCcaatcctcctcctcctccttcagtAGATCCCCCATTTCCCGGAGGTACCTTCTCTTCTCACAGCTCATCGACGGCTTCGGGAATGGGgtctgatgatgatgacgacgacATGGACGTGGATCATGCGGGTCCCAGTAGCCACAAACGCAAACGTGAAAACCGAGGCGGCAAGATGATGGAACTATTCCAAGGTTTAGTGAGACAAGTGATGCAGAAACAAGCGGCGATGCAACGGAGCTTTCTCGAGGCGCTTGAGAAGAGAGAACAAGAACGTCTTGCTCGAGAAGAAGCTTGGAAACGCCAAGAGATGTCTCGGTTAGCTCGAGAGCACGAGATCATGACTCAAGAACGAGCGGCTTCCGCTTCCCGTGACGCTGCAATCATCTCGTTGATCCAGAAAATCACTGGCCATACCATTCAGTTACCTCCTTCTTTGTCATCACAACCGTCTCCGCCGCCACCTGCCGCTAAACGTCCTTCATCACAAGCTGTAGAACCACCTCATTCTCAACCAATAATGGCGATTCCACAACAACAagttcttcctcctcctcctcatcaaccaccaccacaacaacaacaacaagagatGATTATGAGCTCGGATCAATCGTTACCGTCATCCTCGAGATGGCCAAAGGAGGAGATTCTTGCTCTTATAAACCTGAGGAGCGGAATGGAACCAAGGTACCAAGATAATGTCCCTAAAGGACTTTTATGGGAAGAGATCTCATCTTCAATGAAGAGAATGGGATACAACAGAAACGCAAAGAGATGCAAAGAGAAATGggaaaacataaacaaatacTACAAAAAAGTTAAAGAAAGCAACAAGAAACGTCCTCAAGATGCTAAGACATGTCCTTATTATCACCGCCTTGATCTTCTTTACCGCAGCAAAGTACTCGGTAGTGGTGCCGGTTCTAGCACTTCTGCTCTACCTCAAGACCAAATATCAACAGTACAAAAGCAGAGTCCCGTCCCTGCAATGAAGCCGTCACAAGAAGGAGATGTTAACGTCCATCAAGGAGAAGAACCAAGAGAGGAAACTCCACAAGGTGCGGAGAAG CCAGAAGACCTTGTGATGAGAGAGCTGATgcaacaaaaacaacaacaacaagaagaagattCAATGATAGGTGAGTATGAAAAGATTGAGGCGTCTCACAAATATAacatggaagaagaagagatggatGAAGAACTAGACGAGGATGAGAAATCCGCGGCTTATGAGATTGCATTTCAGAGCCCTGCAAACAGAGGAGGTAATGGCCACTCTGAGCCACCTTTCTTGACAATGGTTCAGTAA
- the LOC103833623 gene encoding trihelix transcription factor GTL1 isoform X2 → MEQGGGGGGGNEVVEEASPISSRPPANMEELMRFSAAADDGGGLGGGSSSSSSGNRWPREETLALLRIRSEMDSTFRDATLKAPLWEHVSRKLLELGYKRNAKKCKEKFENVQKYHKRTKETRGGRHEGKTYKFFSQLEALNTITSAPPSSLDVTPLSVANPVQQPSSQFPVFSLTQTPPPSQPLPPHTVSFTPNPPPPPSVDPPFPGGTFSSHSSSTASGMGSDDDDDDMDVDHAGPSSHKRKRENRGGKMMELFQGLVRQVMQKQAAMQRSFLEALEKREQERLAREEAWKRQEMSRLAREHEIMTQERAASASRDAAIISLIQKITGHTIQLPPSLSSQPSPPPPAAKRPSSQAVEPPHSQPIMAIPQQQVLPPPPHQPPPQQQQQEMIMSSDQSLPSSSRWPKEEILALINLRSGMEPRYQDNVPKGLLWEEISSSMKRMGYNRNAKRCKEKWENINKYYKKVKESNKKRPQDAKTCPYYHRLDLLYRSKVLGSGAGSSTSALPQDQISTVQKQSPVPAMKPSQEGDVNVHQGEEPREETPQGAEKKTL, encoded by the exons ATGGAGcaaggaggtggtggtggtggtggtaatGAAGTGGTGGAGGAAGCTTCACCGATCAGCTCAAGACCTCCGGCGAATATGGAAGAGCTTATGAGATTCTCAGCAGCGGCGGATGACGGTGGAGGATTGGGAGGAGGAAGCTCGTCTTCTTCATCGGGAAATAGATGGCCAAGAGAAGAAACACTTGCACTTCTTAGGATCCGATCTGAAATGGACTCTACTTTCCGTGACGCCACTCTCAAAGCTCCTCTTTGGGAACACGTTTCcag GAAGCTGTTGGAGCTGGGTTACAAACGCAATGCTAAGAAATGCAAAGAGAAGTTTGAAAACGTTCAGAAATATCACAAACGCACCAAAGAAACGCGCGGTGGTCGCCACGAAGGCAAAACATACAAGTTCTTCTCTCAGCTCGAAGCTCTCAACACTATCACTAGTGCTCCTCCCTCTTCTCTCGACGTCACTCCTCTCTCCGTCGCCAATCCAGTTCAGCAGCCTTCTTCTCAATTCCCCGTTTTCTCTCTAACCCAAACGCCACCACCGTCCCAACCGCTTCCACCGCACACAGTCTCCTTTACTCCcaatcctcctcctcctccttcagtAGATCCCCCATTTCCCGGAGGTACCTTCTCTTCTCACAGCTCATCGACGGCTTCGGGAATGGGgtctgatgatgatgacgacgacATGGACGTGGATCATGCGGGTCCCAGTAGCCACAAACGCAAACGTGAAAACCGAGGCGGCAAGATGATGGAACTATTCCAAGGTTTAGTGAGACAAGTGATGCAGAAACAAGCGGCGATGCAACGGAGCTTTCTCGAGGCGCTTGAGAAGAGAGAACAAGAACGTCTTGCTCGAGAAGAAGCTTGGAAACGCCAAGAGATGTCTCGGTTAGCTCGAGAGCACGAGATCATGACTCAAGAACGAGCGGCTTCCGCTTCCCGTGACGCTGCAATCATCTCGTTGATCCAGAAAATCACTGGCCATACCATTCAGTTACCTCCTTCTTTGTCATCACAACCGTCTCCGCCGCCACCTGCCGCTAAACGTCCTTCATCACAAGCTGTAGAACCACCTCATTCTCAACCAATAATGGCGATTCCACAACAACAagttcttcctcctcctcctcatcaaccaccaccacaacaacaacaacaagagatGATTATGAGCTCGGATCAATCGTTACCGTCATCCTCGAGATGGCCAAAGGAGGAGATTCTTGCTCTTATAAACCTGAGGAGCGGAATGGAACCAAGGTACCAAGATAATGTCCCTAAAGGACTTTTATGGGAAGAGATCTCATCTTCAATGAAGAGAATGGGATACAACAGAAACGCAAAGAGATGCAAAGAGAAATGggaaaacataaacaaatacTACAAAAAAGTTAAAGAAAGCAACAAGAAACGTCCTCAAGATGCTAAGACATGTCCTTATTATCACCGCCTTGATCTTCTTTACCGCAGCAAAGTACTCGGTAGTGGTGCCGGTTCTAGCACTTCTGCTCTACCTCAAGACCAAATATCAACAGTACAAAAGCAGAGTCCCGTCCCTGCAATGAAGCCGTCACAAGAAGGAGATGTTAACGTCCATCAAGGAGAAGAACCAAGAGAGGAAACTCCACAAGGTGCGGAGAAG AAGACCTTGTGA